One segment of Thermus oshimai DSM 12092 DNA contains the following:
- a CDS encoding carbon-nitrogen hydrolase family protein — MGFRTLLALQTEVHPEHYRTEEAFRERVFALLRPLEGTPSPRLAAFPELFGLPLLLHLEGDFHPRELLKDPLSPWRRARRAYRAFRDTMAEAARRFSAYLLAGTLLSPPYEEELARGLFPRTPLFQNLALFFNPQGRLLAQVPKMELTPQERWLKRGAFGPHLVATQAGRVGVLICLDGFFEAHLARLDALGAELLLQPSANPAPWERPWPKDPSRKEGEVWLASARARLLGRENLGLLLNPMLNGRILGLTFEGQSGIYAPGEALRLAQGPTGDEALLITFPERSGWDRGG; from the coding sequence ATGGGCTTCCGCACCCTGCTTGCCCTCCAAACCGAGGTCCACCCCGAGCACTACCGCACGGAGGAGGCCTTCCGGGAAAGGGTCTTCGCCCTCCTAAGGCCCTTAGAGGGCACCCCTTCCCCCCGCCTCGCCGCCTTTCCGGAGCTCTTCGGCCTCCCCCTCCTCCTCCACCTGGAGGGGGACTTCCACCCGCGGGAACTCCTGAAAGACCCCCTAAGCCCCTGGCGGCGGGCCCGGCGGGCCTATAGGGCCTTCCGGGACACCATGGCCGAGGCCGCCCGGCGCTTTTCGGCCTACCTCCTTGCGGGCACCCTCCTCTCCCCCCCCTACGAGGAGGAGCTTGCCCGGGGGCTTTTCCCCCGCACCCCCCTCTTTCAGAACCTGGCCCTCTTCTTCAACCCCCAAGGCCGCCTCCTGGCCCAGGTGCCCAAGATGGAGCTCACCCCACAGGAGCGCTGGCTGAAGCGGGGGGCCTTCGGACCCCACCTGGTGGCCACCCAGGCCGGGCGGGTGGGGGTTCTCATCTGCCTGGACGGTTTCTTTGAAGCCCACCTGGCCCGGCTGGACGCCCTGGGGGCGGAACTCCTCCTCCAGCCCTCGGCCAACCCTGCCCCTTGGGAGCGCCCCTGGCCCAAGGACCCAAGCCGGAAGGAGGGGGAGGTGTGGCTGGCCTCCGCCCGGGCACGGCTCCTGGGGCGGGAGAACCTTGGGCTCCTCCTGAACCCCATGCTGAACGGGAGGATCCTGGGCCTCACCTTTGAAGGGCAAAGCGGGATCTACGCCCCCGGGGAGGCCCTACGGCTGGCCCAGGGGCCCACGGGGGACGAGGCTCTCCTTATAACCTTTCCGGAAAGATCTGGATGGGATAGGGGCGGATGA
- a CDS encoding PaaI family thioesterase produces the protein MRVVTAELSVSYLRPVRGGSLLARGWVVHPGKHLLHAAGEALLEGRRVAFAKGVF, from the coding sequence GTGCGGGTGGTCACCGCGGAGCTTTCCGTGAGCTACCTGCGGCCGGTGCGAGGGGGCTCCCTCCTCGCCCGGGGGTGGGTGGTCCACCCCGGAAAACACCTCCTTCACGCCGCGGGGGAAGCGCTCCTGGAGGGAAGGCGCGTGGCCTTCGCCAAGGGGGTCTTCTAG
- a CDS encoding long-chain fatty acid--CoA ligase — MFPSTMMEEELNLWDFLERAAELFGKKEVVSRLHTGEIHRTDYARVHRRAKRLMGGLRALGVGVGDRVATLGFNHFRHLEAYFAVPGMGAVLHTANPRLSPKEIAYILNHAEDKVLLFDPGLLPLVEALRPELKTVEHFVVMDERAPEGYLSYEEVLGEEAEPVRVPERAACGMAYTTGTTGLPKGVVYSHRALVLHTLAASLADGTALSERDVVLPVVPMFHVNAWCLPYAATLVGAKQVLPGPRLDPASLVELMDGEGVTFTAGVPTVWLALAEHLEATGHRLKTLKRLVVGGSAAPRSLIGRFERMGIEVRQGYGLTETSPVVVQNFTKSHLETLSPEEKLTLKAKTGLPIPLVRLRVADERGQPVPKDGKTMGEIQLKGPWITGGYYKNEEASRLALTADGWFRTGDMAVWDEEGYLEIKDRLKDLIKSGGEWISSVDLENALMGHPKVKEAAVVAIPHPKWQERPLAVVVPRGERPTPEELNEHLLQAGFAKWQLPDAYVFVEEIPRTSAGKFLKRALREQYKNLYGGG; from the coding sequence ATGTTCCCAAGCACCATGATGGAGGAGGAGCTCAACCTTTGGGACTTCCTGGAGCGGGCGGCGGAGCTTTTCGGAAAGAAAGAGGTGGTCTCCCGCCTGCACACCGGGGAGATCCACCGCACGGACTATGCTCGGGTCCACCGCCGGGCCAAACGGCTCATGGGGGGCCTGAGGGCCTTAGGGGTGGGCGTGGGGGACCGGGTGGCCACCCTGGGCTTCAACCACTTCCGCCACCTCGAGGCCTACTTCGCCGTGCCCGGGATGGGGGCCGTGCTCCACACCGCCAACCCCCGCCTCTCCCCCAAGGAGATCGCCTACATCCTGAACCACGCGGAGGACAAGGTCCTCCTCTTTGACCCGGGCCTCCTCCCCCTGGTGGAGGCCCTCCGGCCGGAGCTCAAGACCGTGGAGCACTTCGTGGTCATGGACGAACGGGCCCCCGAAGGGTACCTGAGCTACGAAGAGGTCCTGGGGGAAGAGGCCGAACCCGTGCGCGTCCCCGAACGGGCGGCCTGCGGCATGGCCTACACCACCGGGACCACGGGCCTGCCCAAGGGGGTGGTCTACAGCCACCGGGCCCTGGTCCTCCACACCCTGGCGGCGAGCCTTGCGGACGGCACCGCCCTTTCGGAAAGGGACGTGGTCCTCCCCGTGGTGCCCATGTTCCACGTGAACGCCTGGTGCCTCCCCTACGCGGCCACCCTGGTGGGGGCCAAGCAGGTCCTGCCCGGGCCCCGGCTGGACCCCGCCTCCCTGGTGGAGCTCATGGACGGGGAGGGGGTCACCTTCACCGCGGGGGTGCCCACGGTGTGGCTGGCCCTGGCGGAGCACCTGGAGGCCACGGGCCACCGCCTCAAAACCCTGAAGCGCCTGGTGGTGGGGGGAAGCGCGGCCCCTAGGAGCCTCATCGGGCGCTTTGAGCGCATGGGGATTGAGGTGCGCCAGGGCTACGGCCTCACGGAGACCTCCCCCGTGGTGGTGCAGAACTTCACCAAGAGCCACCTGGAAACCCTCTCCCCCGAAGAAAAGCTCACGCTCAAGGCCAAGACCGGCCTCCCCATCCCCCTGGTGCGCCTCAGGGTGGCGGACGAGAGGGGCCAGCCCGTGCCCAAGGACGGGAAGACCATGGGGGAGATCCAGCTCAAGGGCCCCTGGATCACCGGGGGGTACTACAAAAACGAGGAGGCAAGCCGGCTGGCCCTTACGGCGGACGGCTGGTTCCGCACGGGGGACATGGCCGTGTGGGACGAGGAGGGCTACCTGGAGATCAAGGACCGGCTCAAGGACCTCATCAAGTCGGGCGGGGAGTGGATCTCCAGCGTGGACCTGGAAAACGCCCTCATGGGCCACCCCAAGGTGAAGGAGGCGGCGGTGGTGGCCATCCCCCACCCCAAGTGGCAGGAAAGGCCCCTGGCGGTGGTGGTGCCCCGGGGGGAGAGGCCCACCCCGGAGGAGCTGAACGAGCACCTCCTCCAGGCGGGCTTCGCCAAGTGGCAGCTCCCCGACGCCTACGTCTTCGTGGAGGAGATCCCGAGGACCAGCGCCGGCAAGTTCCTGAAGCGGGCCCTGAGGGAGCAATACAAGAACCTGTACGGGGGAGGGTAG
- a CDS encoding SDR family oxidoreductase, translating into MFLEKFRLDGKVALVTGGSRGLGLEAALALREAGAQVAVMARRASFFEEARKHLPDALYLEGDVRDEARVEAVVEEVERSLGPLTVLVNAAGVSWGAPSLEMPAEKVREVLEVNLVGAFLVSRAAARRMKERGYGKIVHIASIAGLKGEFPEVLDAVGYSASKGGLIALTRDTAAKWGRWGIRVNALAPGFFPTRMTEKVLPKAEAFLKAFTPLGRAGQPGELGGAVLFLASPASDYVTGAVLTVDGGASAV; encoded by the coding sequence ATGTTTCTGGAAAAGTTCCGCCTAGACGGGAAGGTGGCCCTGGTCACCGGGGGCTCGAGGGGGCTTGGCCTCGAGGCCGCCCTGGCCCTGAGGGAGGCGGGGGCCCAGGTGGCGGTCATGGCCCGCCGGGCCAGCTTCTTTGAGGAGGCCAGGAAGCACCTCCCAGACGCCCTTTACCTGGAAGGGGACGTGCGGGACGAGGCCCGGGTGGAAGCCGTGGTGGAGGAGGTGGAAAGGAGCCTAGGCCCCCTCACCGTCCTGGTGAACGCGGCCGGGGTGAGCTGGGGCGCCCCCTCCTTGGAAATGCCCGCGGAGAAGGTGCGGGAGGTCTTGGAGGTGAACCTCGTGGGGGCCTTCCTGGTAAGCCGGGCCGCCGCCAGGAGGATGAAGGAGCGGGGCTACGGCAAGATCGTCCACATCGCCTCCATCGCCGGGCTCAAGGGGGAGTTCCCCGAGGTGTTGGACGCGGTGGGCTACTCCGCCTCCAAGGGGGGGCTCATCGCCCTCACCCGGGACACCGCGGCCAAGTGGGGCCGGTGGGGCATCCGGGTGAACGCCTTGGCCCCCGGCTTCTTCCCCACCCGCATGACGGAAAAGGTCCTGCCCAAGGCGGAGGCCTTCCTCAAGGCCTTCACCCCCTTGGGCCGGGCGGGGCAGCCGGGGGAGCTTGGGGGGGCGGTGCTCTTCCTGGCCAGCCCCGCCTCGGACTACGTCACGGGGGCCGTCCTCACGGTGGACGGAGGGGCCAGCGCGGTTTAA
- a CDS encoding peptidylprolyl isomerase translates to MRLFLALFLALGLASAQENVVAQVGPEAITKEAFELRYGLFIKSALGQLGLPDTEETRALLAQYRAPYLEALAEERALLLRAQREGLFPKEEEVEARVQELRGAFPSEEAFLEALRGAGLPDLPTYRTLLREALALEALEARYRARLQVSPAALRFLYHLNPPRRPALACARHILVPTLEEAKDLLNRLERGASFAELAQAHSQDPGSAPQGGALGCEARGAYVPAFDQALWALRPGEVSAPVRTEFGYHLILLERLLPAGRVPLEEVAEELKAPILDRAWERLSRALIRPYPIQIFPERL, encoded by the coding sequence ATGCGTCTTTTTCTAGCCCTTTTCCTTGCCCTCGGCCTGGCCTCGGCCCAGGAGAACGTGGTGGCCCAGGTGGGCCCCGAGGCCATCACCAAGGAGGCCTTTGAGCTCCGCTACGGCCTCTTCATCAAAAGCGCCCTTGGCCAGCTGGGCCTGCCCGACACGGAGGAGACCCGCGCCCTCCTCGCCCAGTACCGCGCGCCCTACCTCGAGGCCCTGGCCGAGGAGCGGGCCCTCCTCCTAAGGGCCCAAAGGGAGGGGCTTTTCCCCAAAGAGGAAGAGGTGGAAGCCCGCGTCCAGGAGCTTAGGGGGGCCTTCCCCAGCGAGGAGGCCTTCTTGGAGGCCTTAAGGGGCGCGGGCCTTCCCGACCTCCCCACCTACCGCACCCTCCTCCGGGAGGCCCTGGCCCTGGAGGCCCTGGAGGCCCGCTACCGTGCCCGGCTTCAGGTCTCCCCGGCCGCCCTCCGCTTCCTCTACCACCTAAACCCCCCAAGGAGGCCCGCCCTGGCCTGCGCCCGGCACATCCTGGTGCCCACCTTGGAGGAGGCCAAGGACCTCCTAAACCGGCTGGAGCGGGGGGCTTCCTTCGCCGAGCTGGCCCAGGCCCACTCCCAAGACCCCGGCTCCGCCCCCCAAGGGGGGGCCTTGGGGTGCGAGGCCAGGGGGGCCTACGTGCCCGCCTTTGACCAGGCCCTGTGGGCCTTAAGGCCAGGGGAGGTCTCCGCCCCGGTGCGCACGGAGTTCGGCTACCACCTGATCCTTCTGGAGAGGCTCCTCCCCGCGGGGCGCGTCCCCCTGGAGGAGGTGGCGGAGGAGCTTAAGGCCCCCATCCTGGACCGGGCCTGGGAGAGGCTCAGCCGGGCCCTCATCCGCCCCTATCCCATCCAGATCTTTCCGGAAAGGTTATAA